The Atribacterota bacterium genome has a window encoding:
- a CDS encoding ATP-binding cassette domain-containing protein → MFHVFKTFPNKIHALWDINIHIKKGEFVFLVGPTGAGKTTFLKLIYRGVLPTKGQVIVDGVNLSRLKPSLVPYLRREIGIVFQDFK, encoded by the coding sequence ATGTTTCATGTTTTTAAAACATTTCCTAATAAGATTCATGCCTTGTGGGATATTAATATTCATATTAAGAAAGGGGAGTTTGTTTTTTTAGTAGGACCTACCGGTGCTGGAAAAACGACATTTTTGAAATTAATCTATCGGGGGGTACTTCCCACTAAAGGACAGGTTATAGTAGATGGTGTTAATCTATCCAGATTGAAACCATCCTTAGTACCTTACTTAAGAAGGGAAATTGGCATTGTTTTTCAAGATTTTAAA